One Mugil cephalus isolate CIBA_MC_2020 chromosome 8, CIBA_Mcephalus_1.1, whole genome shotgun sequence genomic window carries:
- the LOC125012713 gene encoding citron Rho-interacting kinase isoform X9 codes for MSQVEQEISLVQRKMSDLESVLQQKDIELKASETQRTILEQDLATYITECSSLKRSLEQARMEVSQEDDKALQLLHDIREQSNKLQEIKEQEYHAQLEEMRVSIRQLEEDLSAARRRSDLYEAELKESRQASEELKRKATDYQHRMQKAKEQGKAEVEEMINKLEKTNAEQQTKIQELQEKLTKALKASAEATDLLQSMRVAKERMERDLERLQNKEDSSDSLRRRLRETEDGRKTLENQVKRLEIVERRETKLKDEIQSKAQQIQQMADKILELEENLRETQSTAQRLDTHLKQKEKLYEDKIKVLEAQMKADMADKEMLESSQSKYEEEVREKCSIISEQKATINAMDSKMNSLEQRIAELSEANKLAANSSIYTQKNMKAQEEMISELRQQKFYLESQAGKLEAQNAKLEEHLEKMSQQEQSNKSRVLELETRLREIGLENEEQKLEIKRQVSELTLSLQERESQISNLQAARHALESQLQQAKTELEETTAEAEEEITVLRAHRDEIQRKFDALRDSCAVITDLEEQLTTLTQENAELNRQNFYLSKQLDEASDEREDRLQLSQDVDRLRREVADREMHLNNQKQNLETLKTTCTMLEEQVLELETLNDELLEKERQWDAWRTTLEEEKSQAERRTREIQRLLDTEKQSRLRAEQRSSESRQAVEQAVKEHKAEILALQQALKDQKLKAESLADTLNDLEKKHAMLEMNARSLQQKLESERDLKQRLLEEQEKLQQQMDAQKTHIFRLTQGLQDALDQTDLLKTERTDLEYQLENIQAVYSHEKVKMEGTITQQTKLIDFLQSQAHGGSKKKKGLFGRRREDLLAAMAAQAQAQGQSQSQGQVSPVPPIQPVPLQYSDMKVALDKERARCSELEDALQKMRAELRNLREEALQYKDHGSSANPPSARQQIIMSAMVKSPDHQQGPANLAPSSSGRRKETPTPEERRRVTFEKYSRRLKDSQRDRERERERVVHHNTPHRFTVGLNMRAAKCTVCLDTVHFGRQAATCLECHALCHPKCSPCLPATCGMSSDCSLHLSEGLCRDKGSAAGQQLKEASGHMHLEGWMKLPRNGKRGQGWERKYVVLDGTKVSVYEIEPREDSVKPLEEFDLCLSDGEVVVHGAVGASELPNTGKSDVPYVLKLESRCHAPCWPGQAIYFMAPSFPDKQRWVAVMESVVAAGRASREKAEADAKLLGNSLLKLEGDDRLDINCTLPLTDQIVLVGSEEGLYALNVIKNSLTHIPGLGSVFQIHIIKEQEKLLMIVGDERALCLVEIKRVKQSLAQSHLPSQSELAPYIFETVKGCHLFAAGRIDNGPCICAAMPNKITILRYNDNLNKYCIRKEIETLEPCSCIHLTSYSIIIGTNKFYEIEMKQFVLEEFLDKNDVSLASAVFAASSHSFPIAIMQVASSMQKEEYLLCFHEFGVFVDMYGRRSRTDEIKWSRLPLSFAYREPYLFVTYFNSLDVIEVQGHATVCPTVLAHLDIPNPRYLGPAISSGAIYLASSYQNKLRVICCKGSLIRESGELQRTGSSRGSPSKRCPPTYSEHITKRLTSGPGSHDGLHREPSTPHRYREGRTEFRRDKSPARPLDREKSPGRVLDSRRERSPGRFGDSTRLHAGSVRTQLAPVNKVWDQSSV; via the exons gttgAGCAAGAGATCTCACTTGTCCAGAGGAAGATGTCTGACCTTGAGTCGGTGCTCCAACAGAAGGACATAGAGTTGAAGGCCTcggagacacagaggacaatCCTGGAACAGGACCTGGCAACGTACATCACAGAATGCAGT agtctCAAGCGCAGTCTAGAGCAGGCTCGTATGGAAGTGTCACAGGAGGATGATAAAGCGTTGCAGCTCCTCCATGACATCAGAGAGCAAAGCAACAAACTTCAAGAGATCAAAGAGCAG GAATATCATGCGCAGCTGGAGGAGATGCGGGTCTCCATCAGACAGCTGGAGGAAGACTTGTCTGCTGCTCGTCGCCGTAGCGACCTGTATGAGGCTGAACTGAAAGAGTCCCGACAGGCCAGCGAGGAGCTGAAGAGGAAGGCTACGGACTACCAGCACAGGATGCAGAAG GCCAAAGAGCAAGGCAAAGCAGAAGTAGAAGAGATGATCAACAAGTTGGAAAAG ACTAATGCAGAGCAGCAGACAAAGATCCAGGAACTCCAGGAAAAGCTTACCAAG GCATTAAAGGCCAGTGCTGAAGCTACTGACCTCCTCCAGAGCATGAGAGTGGCCAAAGAGCGCATGGAACGGGATCTAGAGAGGCTACAGAACAAAGAAGACTCCAGCGACAGCTTACGCAGGCGTCTCCGTGAAACTGAA GATGGTAGGAAGACTCTTGAGAACCAGGTGAAAAGGCTGGAGATTGTCGAGCGCCGGGAGACTAAACTGAAGGATGAGATTCAGAGCAAGGCCCAGCAGATTCAGCAGATGGCAGATAAGATTCTG GAGTTGGAAGAGAATCTGCGAGAGACCCAGTCCACAGCCCAGCGGTTGGACACTCATctgaaacagaaggagaagctGTATGAAGACAAGATAAAG GTGCTGGAGGCCCAGATGAAGGCGGACATGGCTGATAAGGAGATGCTGGAGTCCAGTCAGAGCAAATATGAGGAGGAGGTGCGGGAAAAATGCAGCATCATCAGTGAACAGAAGGCG ACCATAAACGCTATGGACTCAAAGATGAACAGCCTGGAGCAGAGGATTGCTGAGCTGTCTGAGGCCAACAAACtggcagccaacagcagcatcTACACCCAGAAAAACAT GAAAGCCCAGGAGGAAATGATCTCAGAGCTTCGCCAGCAGAAGTTCTACTTGGAGTCTCAGGCCGGCAAGTTGGAGGCCCAGAATGCCAAACTGGAGGAGCACCTTGAGAAAATGAGTCAGCAAGAGCAAAGCAATAAGAGCCGTGTACTGGAGCTGGAAACCAGGCTCAGAGAG ATTGGGTTGGAGAATGAAGAACAAAAGCTGGAAATTAAACGGCAGGTGTCAGAGCTGACACTGTCACTGCAAGAACGTGAATCTCAGATCAGCAACCTGCAGGCGGCTCGCCATGCTCTGGAGAGCCAGCTACAGCAGGCCAAGACTGAGCTGGAGGAAACCACTGCAGAGGCCGAGGAAGAGATCACTGTGCTCAGG GCACATAGGGATGAGATACAACGCAAGTTTGATGCCTTGAGAGACAGCTGTGCG GTGATCACAgacctggaggagcagctgaccaCACTGACTCAGGAGAACGCTGAGCTGAACCGCCAGAACTTCTACTTGTCCAAGCAGCTGGACGAGGCCTCTGATGAGAGAGAAGATCGTCTGCAGCTCAGTCAGGATGTGGACAGGCTGCGTCGAGAGGTGGCCGACCGTGAAATGCACCTAAACAACCAGAAACAG AACCTTGAGACACTGAAGACCACGTGCACCATGTTGGAGGAGCAGGTTCTGGAGCTTGAGACGCTTAACGACGAGCTGCTGGAAAAGGAGAGACAGTGGGATGCCTGGAGGACaacgctggaggaggagaagagccaGGCTGAGAGGAGGACCAGGGAGATCCAGAGACTGCTGGACACCGAGAAACAGAGCAG GCTCCGTGCAGAGCAGCGCAGCTCTGAGTCTCGCCAAGCAGTGGAACAGGCAGTGAAGGAGCACAAAGCTGAGATCCTGGCCCTGCAGCAGGCCCTCAAAGACCAGAAACTCAAAGCTGAGAGCCTTGCAGACACT TTGAATGATCTGGAGAAGAAGCATGCCATGTTGGAGATGAACGCTCGCAGTTTGCAGCAGAAGCTGGAGAGCGAGAGGGATCTGAAGCAGAGACTTCTGGAGGAG caagagaaactgcagcagcagatggaTGCTCAGAAGACCCACATATTCCGCCTGACACAGGGGCTGCAAGACGCTCTGGACCAAACCGACCTGCTGAAAACTGAGAGGACTGATCTGGAGTACCAGTTAGAGAACATCCAG GCTGTATACTCTCATGAGAAGGTGAAAATGGAGGGGACCATCACCCAGCAGACCAAGCTCATAGACTTCCTCCAGTCCCAGGCCCACGGTGGCTCCAAGAAGAAAAAG ggtCTGTTTGGACGTCGTCGGGAGGACCTGTTGGCTGCCATGGCTGCTCAGGCCCAGGCTCAgggtcagagtcagagtcagggCCAAGTTTCCCCTGTGCCCCCCATCCAGCCGGTGCCTCTGCAGTACAGCGACATGAAGGTAGCTCTGGACAAAGAGCGAGCTCGTTGCTCCGAGCTGGAAGATGCTCTGCAGAAAATGAGAGCAGAGCTGCGAAATCTGAGAGAAGAAG CACTCCAGTATAAGGATCATGGCAGTTCTGCAAACCCCCCCTCAGCACGGCAGCAGATTATCATGTCTGCCATGGTGAAGTCTCCGGACCACCAGCAGGGCCCGGCCAACCTGGCACCCTCCAGCTCTGGACGCAGGAAGGAGACTCCGACACCTGAGG agagaaggagggtCACTTTTGAAA AGTATAGCCGGCGCCTGAAGGACAgtcagagggacagagagagggagagagagagagtggtaCACCACAACACGCCTCACCGGTTCACAGTGGGACTCAACATGAGAGCTGCCAAGTGCACTGTGTGCTTGGATACTGTGCACTTTGGTCGTCAGGCGGCCACTTGTCTTG AGTGTCACGCTTTGTGTCACCCGAAATGCTCCCCCTGCCTTCCAGCCACATGTGGCATGTCCAGCGACTGCTCCCTGCATCTGTCTGAAGGGCTGTGTCGAGACAAAGGCAGCGCTGCAGGTCAACAGCTCAAAGAGGCCAGCGGACACATGCACCTGGAGGGCTGGATGAAACTGCccag GAATGGGAAACGTGGCCAGGGCTGGGAGAGAAAATACGTTGTTCTGGACGGGACTAAGGTGTCCGTCTATGAGATAGAGCCCAGAGAAG ACTCAGTGAAACCACTGGAGGAGTTTGACTTGTGTCTGTCAGATGGAGAGGTGGTGGTTCATGGAGCAGTGGGAGCGTCTGAACTCCCAAACACCGGCAAGTCAG ATGTTCCCTACGTCCTGAAGCTGGAGTCTCGCTGCCACGCCCCCTGCTGGCCCGGTCAGGCTATTTACTTCATGGCTCCCAGTTTCCCAGACAAGCAGCGTTGGGTGGCTGTGATGGAGTCGGTGGTGGCTGCGGGCAGAGCCTCGCGGGAGAAGGCAGAGGCCGACGCA aagctgctgggaaactctcTCCTGAAGCTGGAGGGAGATGACAGGCTGGACATTAACTGCACCCTTCCTCTCACAGATCAG ATTGTGCTGGTGGGTTCTGAAGAGGGGCTGTATGCACTGAATGTCATCAAGAACTCCCTCACTCACATCCCTGGCCTAGGATCAGTCTTCCAGATCCACATCAtcaaagagcaggagaaactgCTGATGATTGTTG GGGATGAGAGAGCGCTGTGCCTGGTGGAGATTAAGAGGGTCAAGCAGTCTCTGGCTCAGTCCCACCTGCCCAGCCAGTCTGAATTGGCCCCGTACATCTTTGAGACAGTGAAAGGTTGCCATCTGTTTGCTGCTGGGAGA ATAGACAACGGGCCTTGTATATGCGCGGCGATGCCAAACAAAATAACCATCCTTCGCTACAATGACAACCTCAACAAGTACTGCATTCGTAAG GAGATTGAAACTCTGGAGCCGTGCAGCTGCATCCACCTGACCAGCTACAGCATCATCATCGGCACCAACAAGTTCTACGAGATTgaaatgaagcagtttgtgCTTGAGG AATTCTTGGACAAGAACGACGTGTCTCTGGCCTCGGCGGTGTTCGCAGCCTCGTCTCACAGCTTCCCCATCGCCATCATGCAGGTGGCCAGCAGCATGCAGAAGGAGGAGTACCTTCTGTGTTTCCACG AGTTCGGCGTGTTTGTGGACATGTACGGACGAAGAAGCCGCACCGACGAAATCAAATGGAGCCGCCTGCCCCTGTCCTTTG CCTACAGAGAGCCCTACCTGTTTGTCACCTACTTCAACTCCCTGGACGTCATTGAAGTTCAGGGACACGCCACTGTCTG TCCTACAGTGCTGGCCCACCTGGACATCCCAAACCCCCGCTACCTGGGCCCAGCCATCTCCTCCGGGGCCATTTACCTGGCCTCCTCCTACCAGAACAAACTGCGGGTCATCTGCTGTAAGGGAAGTCTGATCAGAGAGTCCGGAGAGCTGCAGAGAACCGGCTCCAGTCGAGG TAGTCCCAGTAAGCGATGCCCGCCCACATACTCAGAGCACATCACCAAGCGTTTGACCTCGGGCCCCGGCAGCCACGACGGCCTGCACCGGGAGCCGAGCACCCCTCACCGCTACCGCGAGGGCCGCACCGAGTTCAGAAGAGACAAGTCCCCGGCCCGACCTCTGGACAGGGAGAAGTCTCCTGGGAGGGTGCTGGACAGTCGCAGGGAGAGGTCTCCGGGGAGGTTCGGGGACAGCACCCGACTCCATGCTGGGTCTGTCCGAACGCAGCTCGCCCCGGTTAACAAG GTGTGGGATCAGTCATCAGTGTGA